In Aspergillus flavus chromosome 3, complete sequence, one genomic interval encodes:
- a CDS encoding putative DNA-3-methyladenine glycosylase: MALRRSARLNAVTNSVQPTIQAKKTNRAQQTSGVTKARKTPAKGKKTVGLTLERTLENPTPSKTAIADTAKQEKTNNIFDPLPTDRSISRLRSTPPPLDRPVEPHRTNATLLTPHGSSLVAYPPGTENASPSKTGRPRPTATTGTLLEKAVAHLIATDSRLEPVIKQHPCPLFSPEGLAEEVDPFRSLVVSIIGQQVSGAAAKSIKNKFVALFNSGDSGDNAPEASRFPKPEEIIKCDIATLRTAGLSQRKAEYIQGLSQKFASGELSARMLLNASDEELLEKLTAVRGLGKWSVEMFACFALKRIDVFSTGDLGVQRGCAAFMGKDVSKLKAKGGGKFKYMAEKDMLELAAKFAPYRSLFMWYMWRVEDVDIAVLTT; the protein is encoded by the exons ATGGCCCTCCGACGCTCCGCACGCTTAAATGCCGTGACGAACAGCGTACAGCCAACTATCCAAGCAAAGAAGACCAACAGAGCTCAGCAAACCAGCGGCGTTACCAAAGCACGAAAGACCCCcgcaaaaggaaagaaaactgTGGGCTTGACTCTAGAACGGACTCTCGAGAATCCAACCCCCAGCAAAACGGCAATAGCTGACACGGccaaacaagaaaagaccaaTAACATTTTCGATCCTTTACCTACTGATCGTAGTATTAGCAGGCTACGCTCCACACCCCCTCCTCTTGACCGTCCTGTTGAACCTCATAGAACAAATGCGACCCTTCTAACACCTCACGGTTCTTCTCTGGTTGCCTACCCGCCCGGTACTGAGAATGCCTCGCCTAGCAAAACCGGCCGACCACGTCCAACAGCCACGACCGGTACGCTTCTCGAGAAAGCTGTCGCGCATCTAATCGCCACTGACTCTCGCTTGGAGCCGGTTATAAAGCAACACCCGTGTCCGCTCTTTTCGCCAGAGGGTTTGGCAGAGGAAGTCGATCCTTTCCGAAGTCTAGTGGTTAGCATCATCGGGCAGCAGGTATCAGGCGCTGCGGCGAAGTCAATCAAAAATAAGTTCGTGGCATTGTTCAACAGCGGGGATAGCGGAGATAATGCACCAGAGGCGAGTCGTTTCCCGAAGCCCGAAGAGATAATCAAGTGTGATATCGCAACATTGCGGACAGCCGGCCTCTCTCAGCGGAAAGCCGAATATATCCAAGGGCTATCGCAGAAATTCGCAAGTGGTGAATTGAGTGCCCGAATGCTGTTGAATGCGAGCgatgaagagcttctcgAGAAGCTGACGGCTGTTCGGGGCTTGGGCAAGTGGTCGGTTGAGATGTTTGCTTGCTTTGCGTTGAAGCGCATCGACGTCTTCTCGACCGGTGATCTGGGTGTGCA aagagGATGCGCAGCTTTCATGGGGAAAGATGTGAGCAAATTAAAGGCAAAGGGGGGCGGTAAGTTTAAATACATGGCAGAGAAAGATATGTTAGAGCTGGCTGCGAAATTCGCTCCGTATAG AAGTTTATTTATGTGGTACATGTGGAGGGTAGAGGACGTGGACATCGCGGTCTTGACTACTTAG